The genomic DNA GGCGTGGCGACGGCCATCGAGGTGACGGGCCCGTTGAGCATCGTGCTCCTCAATTCCCGGCGTCCCCTCGATTTCCTCTGGCTCGGGGCGGCGGTGTTGGGGTTGGCGCTGCTGCTGCCGCTCGATACGTCGAAGGCGCTTGACCCCCTCGGCGTGGCGTTCGCGTGCGGTGCGGCCACCTGCTGGGCGCTCTACGTCGTCTCCGCGCGCAAGGTCTCCGGGCCCCTGGGAAACCGCGCCGTCGCCTGGGGCATGCTCGTCGCCGCGCTGATCGCGCTGCCGTTCGGGGCCGCCAGGGCGGGCGCGAGCCTGTTCGAACCCAGAATCGTCGCGACCGGGCTCGTCGTCGCGGTCCTGTCCAGCGTGATGCCGTACCTGATTGAGATCGTCGCGATGAACCGCCTCACGGCGAGCGTCGTCGGGCTGAGCCTGGGCGCGGCGCCCGCCGCGGGGGCGCTGGTGGGGTTCCTCGTCCTTGGCGAGCGCCTCCTGCCTATCCAAGGGGTGGCGATCCTATGCATCATCGGGGCGTCGGTCGGCTGTGCCCTGGCATCGTCCTGGTCGAGACAGACCGACATCGACGCGAGGTAGGGCCGACCCCGACAAAGCTGCGCTCACCCTGGCCGAGCGGTCCACTTTTGCGGCAAGCGCAAGCCGTGCCACGCCGACGTTATGTGAGACATGCCCTGCGCCATCGCCGTATCCCCACTAAGGCGCAGGTGCGGGTTTCCGGCGGCACGGACAAATTGGGCGGACGCGCCGGACGAGGAGTTCAAGTCGCCCGGCCCAGGACCAGGCGGACATCAGGCTGCCCGCGGTAGATGCAGGGGCCGTGATCGGCGATGGGCGAGACCGCGCATGGTAAGAGCCGGGAACCGAACCGCATCCGATTAAAGCACGATCGATTCGCACCTGGGTCCGTCGCGCAAACCTCAATCCACTCCGCGGAGAATGCTGTTTCATGGGGTGGCCATGGGCCTCCGTCAGAATCTGAAGGCGTCCGCACAAAAATTCGACCGCCCGCGGACGGCACCTGGGCGCTCAACAAGGCCACCGGCGTGTGTCTCCCCAGAAATACAACGGGCGATGGACACTGGGCGATCCTGATGGGGGAAACCCCAACTCCCATGGGGCTCGAACCCATGTGGCTAGGGGCATGGGGTGGGCAGGGGGCTCGCCGGTTAAGGTTGCATCCCGACGGAGCTGGTAGCTAGCCAGCGAACCGCACAGGCTAGGGGCGCGCGGGGCTGAGTGGTGCCGGTCCGGGCGCATATCCGTCCTCCAGCCTGTGCGCGTTGATGAGCTTCCAGAGGCCGCCCCCGGAGGGGCACGATTTCCCGCTGGACTTCCACTGGAGGACCAAGCCGTCCTTCATCGCCCGCGCCGGCGTCAGCCTGGCCGGCCACCCCCGGGCCCAGGAGGCCCGGAACTCGATCATGACCTCGCTCGCCCGGGCCGCCCTCGCGGGCCGGGGCAGCTGGGTCTCCTACTCCCGGTCCAAAAGGTTCTACGCGCCGCTGGCCCGCTACGAGGGCACCGCGTACACCTACGACCGCGTCCTCGCTGCCGTCGACGAGCTCCTTGCCCTCGGCCTGATCGAGGAGGAGCGCGCGCTCCCCGGCCCCGCGTCGCACGGCTGGCAGTCCCGCATCCGGGCGACCGACCGGCTCCTCGCCGCGTTCCGCAACTGCCCCTTCCAGCACGTCTGGCCCAGGGACGTCATCGAGCTCCGCGACGCCAGCGGCGAGCGCATGGCCTACGTCGACACGGACCACACGCGGCGCCTGCGTAGGGTCATTGAGGCCCGCAATGAGGCCCTCGGCGCCATCTCCGTTAAGATGCCCGAGAAGAACGGCTGGATCCACACGCCCGGGCACGTCTCGGTCCGATCCGATAAGACCGGCAACTGGGTCAGCCTTCGCCCTCTGCCCATCCCCCAGGTCGTACGCATCTACGGCCGGGGCCGGTGGGACATGCACGGCCGCCTGTATGGCTGGTGGCAGCAGCTCCCGGCGTCCCGACGCCTGGAGCTCCTCATCAACGGGGAGGTGGCGTTCGAGGAGGACTGGAGGGCGTGCCATCCGACGCTCCTATACGCCATGGCCGGCAAGGTGCCGGTCGGCGAGATCTACGACGTGGCCGGTTACGACCCGCGGCACGTTAAGGCGGCGCTCCTCACCGTCATGAACACCAAGAGGACCTACGGCGGCGTCCTGTCCCTGATGAAGCGGGAGGAGGACGACCCGGGCGCGTGGCCGCACTCGCTGGACTACACGAAGGGCCTGATGAAGGCCGTCTTGGACCGCCACAAGCCCATCGCACACCTGCTCGGGGCGGACATGGGGATCCGCCTGATGCACGTCGAGAGCGAGATGTGCGTCGAGGTCCTCAAGCGCAGCGAGCGCCAGAACATCCCCGCCCTGCCGGTACATGACTCCTTCGTGACGCCGGCCTCG from Methylobacterium oryzae includes the following:
- a CDS encoding EamA family transporter codes for the protein MTTASHAMDRQAAVLGGGAILFSQASLNLGAALGKHLFPVVGAEGVAALRVGLAAVLLLAILRPWRSPVGRGHVGSLLLYGTTMGMMSLFIYQAIARIPIGVATAIEVTGPLSIVLLNSRRPLDFLWLGAAVLGLALLLPLDTSKALDPLGVAFACGAATCWALYVVSARKVSGPLGNRAVAWGMLVAALIALPFGAARAGASLFEPRIVATGLVVAVLSSVMPYLIEIVAMNRLTASVVGLSLGAAPAAGALVGFLVLGERLLPIQGVAILCIIGASVGCALASSWSRQTDIDAR